In Corynebacterium nuruki S6-4, the following proteins share a genomic window:
- a CDS encoding AMP-binding protein yields MIDLFDKRTRDQLAYDIKGMVKGGRAVLNTGLLKGGTASEKLDAVKYVARYGATLAGLLEAGAARYPDRIALVDDEGELTYRELRTQARLTAHVLASRGIDENSRVGIMARNGRGFLIPLAAKGYLGFTVFLLNVGASGQQLRGIAKDHGLDMIFADSEFDAKLPDDVDGLTLCHAWAGEGYRTDIDFPTMQDLWASPGPEDDTLPKKPHQGGVVLMSSGTSGTPKAVNHSEPTFPVGVIGPPIEALGVKAGCTLQMTASMFHVLGWGVSVIAMLAGCKIVTQRVFDPENVMRQVDEYKCEGIISSAVFLKDQLEVDLANPGKYDHSSVKFILNAGNAMSEDLVVGLEKQYGYILGSGYGSTEGLLVAFAGPEDLRVDPTTAGYPVWNGRLEVLGEDGKPVAPGEVGIIHARNIMSMEGYLGNRDAAEETDGMLNLGDKGVIDPESGRLKVLGRDNDMIIVGGENIWPSSVSDLICRMDGVEDAYCVGVEDDNTFQRVKAYVVVDGTTEVSEDDVRAYIEENLIIPAVPRDVVLQTEALPRNVIGKVVKRDLVG; encoded by the coding sequence GTGATCGACCTGTTCGACAAGAGGACCCGCGACCAGTTGGCCTACGACATCAAGGGGATGGTCAAGGGCGGGCGGGCCGTCCTGAACACCGGGTTGCTCAAGGGGGGGACCGCCTCGGAGAAGCTGGACGCCGTGAAGTACGTCGCCCGCTACGGTGCCACGCTTGCTGGCCTGCTCGAAGCCGGCGCCGCCCGGTACCCGGACCGCATCGCCCTCGTCGACGACGAGGGGGAGCTCACCTACCGCGAACTGCGGACCCAGGCCCGCCTGACCGCCCACGTGCTGGCCAGCCGGGGGATCGACGAGAACAGCCGGGTCGGCATCATGGCCCGCAACGGCCGCGGATTCCTGATCCCGCTCGCCGCGAAGGGCTACCTCGGCTTCACCGTGTTCCTCCTCAACGTCGGTGCGAGCGGACAGCAGCTGCGTGGCATCGCCAAGGACCATGGCCTCGACATGATCTTCGCCGACTCGGAGTTCGACGCGAAGCTGCCGGACGACGTCGACGGCCTCACCCTCTGCCACGCGTGGGCGGGGGAGGGGTACCGCACCGACATCGATTTCCCCACGATGCAGGACCTGTGGGCGTCGCCCGGGCCGGAGGATGACACGCTCCCGAAGAAGCCGCACCAGGGCGGTGTGGTGCTCATGTCGTCGGGGACGAGCGGCACCCCGAAGGCGGTCAACCACAGTGAACCGACGTTCCCGGTGGGGGTCATCGGCCCGCCCATCGAGGCGCTCGGCGTGAAGGCCGGCTGCACCCTGCAGATGACCGCAAGCATGTTCCACGTCCTCGGCTGGGGTGTGTCCGTGATCGCGATGCTCGCCGGCTGCAAGATCGTGACCCAGCGCGTCTTCGACCCGGAGAACGTCATGCGTCAGGTGGACGAGTACAAGTGCGAGGGCATCATCAGCTCCGCGGTGTTCCTCAAGGACCAGCTGGAGGTGGACCTGGCGAACCCGGGCAAGTACGACCACTCGTCGGTGAAGTTCATCCTCAACGCGGGCAACGCGATGAGCGAGGATCTCGTCGTCGGTCTCGAGAAGCAGTACGGCTACATCCTCGGCTCGGGCTACGGCTCCACCGAGGGGCTGCTCGTCGCGTTCGCGGGTCCGGAGGATCTCAGGGTTGACCCGACCACGGCCGGCTACCCGGTGTGGAACGGTCGGCTGGAGGTCCTCGGCGAGGACGGCAAACCTGTCGCCCCGGGCGAGGTGGGGATCATCCACGCGCGCAACATCATGTCGATGGAGGGCTACCTGGGCAACCGGGATGCCGCGGAGGAGACCGACGGCATGCTGAACCTCGGCGACAAGGGTGTCATCGACCCGGAGAGCGGCCGGCTCAAGGTGCTCGGCCGGGACAACGACATGATCATCGTCGGCGGCGAGAACATCTGGCCGAGTTCGGTCTCCGACCTGATCTGCCGGATGGACGGTGTCGAGGACGCTTACTGTGTGGGCGTGGAGGATGACAACACCTTCCAGCGGGTGAAGGCCTACGTCGTCGTCGACGGCACCACGGAGGTCAGCGAGGACGACGTGCGGGCGTACATCGAGGAGAACCTCATCATCCCCGCCGTGCCGCGGGACGTCGTGCTGCAGACCGAGGCACTGCCGCGCAACGTCATCGGTAAGGTCGTCAAGCGCGACCTCGTGGGGTAG
- a CDS encoding esterase, translating into MSSRHTKASGHRLRNRIAAASTAVLAAAGIAAGAVAVSGNGAQDAQADGGRAVLVGDSLPANPDLYNFAAGKGLPLPDAILSRTGCGTDNRFRDAIAGSNGQDVQNYTCAGASYRTGGAHVIDQVNQAAANGDVAGATVYMLAGANDTYPYILNDHMPVPEIQNNLKNSIADAVRAAKNAHAADVKVVGMPRITSGAGEVCAINLIPGVQVPTFGIDISNVEWALENAGRDGAAEGGGRFVSLKDASNGHDMCSNDRYIVGLIDTTSQRRNLPLHMTDEGHAVLGAVTGRA; encoded by the coding sequence ATGAGTTCACGACACACCAAGGCTTCCGGCCACCGCCTGCGCAACCGGATCGCCGCCGCATCCACCGCAGTTCTGGCCGCCGCCGGCATCGCCGCCGGCGCCGTCGCTGTCTCCGGGAACGGCGCACAGGACGCCCAGGCCGACGGCGGTCGCGCCGTCCTCGTCGGCGACTCGCTGCCGGCCAACCCGGACCTCTACAACTTCGCCGCCGGCAAGGGCCTCCCCCTCCCCGACGCGATCCTCTCCCGCACCGGCTGCGGCACCGACAACCGCTTCCGGGACGCCATCGCCGGGTCCAACGGGCAGGATGTCCAGAACTACACCTGCGCCGGGGCGTCCTACCGCACGGGTGGCGCACATGTCATCGACCAGGTGAACCAGGCCGCCGCCAACGGTGACGTCGCCGGGGCCACCGTGTACATGCTCGCCGGCGCGAACGACACCTACCCCTACATCCTCAACGACCACATGCCGGTCCCGGAGATTCAGAACAACCTCAAGAACTCCATCGCCGACGCGGTCCGCGCCGCGAAGAACGCCCACGCCGCCGACGTCAAGGTCGTCGGCATGCCGCGCATCACCAGCGGCGCCGGTGAGGTCTGCGCCATCAACCTCATCCCGGGCGTCCAGGTGCCGACCTTCGGCATCGACATCTCCAACGTCGAATGGGCACTCGAGAACGCCGGCCGCGACGGCGCCGCCGAGGGCGGCGGACGCTTCGTCTCCCTCAAGGACGCCAGCAACGGCCACGACATGTGCTCCAACGACCGCTACATCGTGGGCCTCATCGACACGACCTCCCAGCGCCGCAACCTGCCGCTGCACATGACCGACGAGGGCCACGCCGTCCTCGGCGCCGTCACCGGCCGCGCCTAG
- a CDS encoding GDSL-type esterase/lipase family protein, whose amino-acid sequence MSRHSSRKSLRTRIGLATGSVAAAAALVGGVLAVNQDATPTAEAAPGPMVVFGDSFVSAPDQYVTYGLADDPNYPSTDGCVQDYSNWPRRIADQTGREVHDWSCNGMTSGEMLGKIDRARDAGALNDGTRVVALSVGLNDWGPYGFTKDGNNFLDPGVVHGAYVDHLRQAAEKIRAVAPNAQIIMPGMLSVTDPNSLFCPLNVIPEFPLGVPVPVLHDVENWNRDAQQDAANQIGATFIDVKGASWDRSTCSTPDSERMVAGWIDTTTPDWKMVNHPSAKGNQFVADLVKGQI is encoded by the coding sequence ATGTCCCGCCACAGCAGCAGGAAGTCCCTGCGCACCCGCATCGGCCTGGCCACCGGGTCCGTCGCCGCGGCCGCCGCGCTCGTCGGCGGCGTCCTCGCCGTCAACCAGGACGCCACCCCGACCGCCGAGGCCGCACCCGGCCCGATGGTCGTCTTCGGCGATTCCTTCGTCTCCGCACCCGACCAGTACGTCACCTACGGTCTCGCGGACGACCCGAACTACCCCAGCACCGACGGCTGCGTCCAGGACTACAGCAACTGGCCCCGCCGCATCGCCGACCAGACCGGACGCGAGGTCCACGACTGGTCCTGCAACGGCATGACCAGCGGCGAGATGCTCGGCAAGATCGACCGGGCCCGCGACGCCGGTGCACTCAACGACGGAACCCGCGTGGTCGCCCTGTCCGTCGGCCTCAATGACTGGGGCCCCTACGGCTTCACCAAGGACGGCAACAACTTCCTCGACCCCGGTGTGGTCCACGGCGCTTACGTCGACCACCTGCGCCAGGCCGCCGAGAAGATCCGCGCCGTCGCCCCGAACGCGCAGATCATCATGCCCGGCATGCTCTCGGTCACCGACCCGAACTCCCTGTTCTGCCCGCTCAACGTCATCCCGGAGTTCCCGCTGGGCGTCCCCGTGCCCGTCCTCCACGACGTGGAGAACTGGAACCGCGACGCCCAGCAGGACGCCGCCAACCAGATCGGCGCCACCTTCATCGACGTGAAGGGCGCCTCCTGGGACCGCTCCACCTGCTCGACCCCGGATTCCGAGCGCATGGTCGCGGGCTGGATCGACACGACCACCCCCGACTGGAAGATGGTCAACCACCCGTCCGCGAAGGGCAACCAGTTCGTCGCGGACCTGGTGAAGGGGCAGATCTAG
- a CDS encoding gamma-glutamyltransferase — protein MPTASPAQAASCGEGALDATGPASGGMVSTPDPEATAAGCRVLADGGTAADALVASQYVLGLTEPQYSGPGGGGLAVYHDGPSGITESFDGTVHAPEDAAARGSVGVPQTDRLMDTLRARFGTMDLGTLTEPARRLATDGFPVSRRLADAMSARRELFDHLPAAGDTMTNTDYADYLAGLQGTSDPLEPADPLCVPYQGYRVCGSHGTETGMAVVGETLGILDHLDLARLTPYSTGTAPVARATAQHLVMEAERLAFADANTWMADAAVDPDRARDYVRDLVTGSDHLADAADRITQRRTLHDPQPSSLAGRSADYSDSNDQGTSQITVRDSAGSTASLTTTLQRSFGSGEKEHGYFLNNSLDNFTADAEEGQPNRREPGAHPRTMMSPLLVFSDGADGADGADSAGSAGGAPVMALGSPGGRKIPSYVVKALVAMVDWDLTPAQAVRMPNFGAENRGAVYSVSEHGDGASDSDADTARRLLEGWGHELRPGSFDSGLSVLRVAGEQVSGAADARRDGAVAGVAPEGA, from the coding sequence TTGCCCACGGCGTCCCCGGCGCAGGCGGCGTCCTGCGGGGAGGGGGCGCTGGACGCCACCGGCCCGGCGTCCGGCGGGATGGTCTCCACCCCGGACCCGGAGGCGACCGCGGCGGGCTGCCGTGTCCTCGCCGACGGTGGGACGGCGGCGGACGCCCTGGTGGCGTCCCAGTACGTGCTGGGCCTGACCGAACCGCAGTACTCCGGGCCCGGCGGCGGCGGTCTGGCGGTCTACCACGACGGCCCCTCCGGGATCACCGAGAGCTTCGACGGCACGGTCCACGCACCGGAGGACGCCGCGGCGCGGGGGTCGGTGGGTGTGCCCCAGACCGACCGGCTGATGGATACGCTCCGTGCCCGGTTCGGCACCATGGACCTCGGCACACTGACGGAGCCGGCCCGCCGGCTCGCGACCGACGGGTTCCCGGTCAGCCGTCGGCTGGCGGACGCCATGTCGGCGCGCCGTGAGCTCTTCGACCACCTGCCGGCGGCGGGGGACACGATGACGAACACCGACTACGCCGACTATCTGGCGGGCCTGCAGGGCACGTCGGACCCGCTGGAACCGGCGGACCCGCTCTGCGTGCCCTACCAGGGGTACCGGGTGTGCGGTTCGCACGGCACGGAGACCGGTATGGCGGTCGTCGGCGAGACACTGGGGATCCTCGACCACCTCGACCTCGCGCGGCTCACCCCGTACTCGACGGGGACGGCCCCGGTCGCCCGCGCGACCGCCCAGCACCTGGTGATGGAGGCCGAACGCCTCGCCTTCGCCGACGCGAACACCTGGATGGCGGACGCCGCGGTCGACCCGGACCGCGCCCGCGACTACGTCCGTGACCTGGTGACCGGCTCCGACCATCTGGCGGACGCCGCGGACCGGATCACACAGCGCCGCACGCTGCACGATCCGCAGCCCTCGTCACTGGCCGGCCGGTCCGCGGACTACTCCGACAGCAACGACCAGGGGACCTCGCAGATCACGGTACGGGACTCGGCCGGGAGCACCGCCAGCCTGACGACCACGCTGCAGCGCAGCTTCGGCAGCGGCGAGAAGGAGCACGGCTACTTCCTCAACAATTCGCTGGACAACTTCACCGCCGATGCGGAGGAGGGGCAGCCGAACCGCCGGGAGCCGGGCGCGCATCCGCGGACGATGATGTCGCCCCTGCTGGTGTTCAGCGACGGGGCCGACGGTGCTGACGGTGCCGACTCTGCCGGCTCTGCCGGCGGGGCGCCGGTGATGGCGCTGGGTTCCCCCGGTGGCCGGAAGATCCCCTCGTACGTGGTCAAGGCGCTTGTCGCGATGGTCGACTGGGATCTCACACCGGCCCAGGCGGTGCGGATGCCGAACTTCGGGGCCGAGAACCGGGGCGCGGTCTACTCCGTGTCCGAGCACGGTGACGGGGCCAGCGACAGTGACGCGGACACGGCACGGCGCCTGCTCGAGGGCTGGGGCCATGAGCTGCGCCCCGGGTCGTTCGACTCGGGGCTGAGTGTGCTGCGTGTCGCGGGGGAGCAGGTGTCCGGCGCGGCGGACGCACGCCGTGACGGCGCGGTCGCCGGGGTGGCGCCGGAGGGTGCCTAG
- a CDS encoding poly-gamma-glutamate biosynthesis protein PgsC/CapC, with amino-acid sequence MTSQTMGSYGFITDYVHLTFLLGLIVSYLYFRRRQISVGGSLAVGYLAAALYMPLNVLVTLLVSMFGYLLIRFVILKIFLPRPRQIFAIGLAVGVVCGGLWLAVSEALPGAQDRGLALVGVIVPGMLCNSLIKQGVVHTLVPLGWMVPVTAVAGLGLTLLTSTVLPLSLADTFTSSDVEPLPLLFLVSALSVLFAVLVQEGTVRSWKLRTGGYVTAGMIIAALTQLSYIAILAVATLGVLAVYVPFSRRVPLFGKDRFILLCSLSFVFVTACEIIAAQVWGVRFGGPQNVVFCVLPAIISNDLVQYGVKRTSAGMGLSLAGCAAVTVPVMAWV; translated from the coding sequence GTGACCAGCCAGACCATGGGCTCCTACGGGTTCATCACCGACTATGTCCACCTCACGTTCCTCCTGGGACTGATCGTCAGCTACCTCTATTTCCGCCGCCGCCAGATCTCCGTCGGTGGGTCCCTGGCGGTCGGCTATCTCGCGGCTGCCCTGTACATGCCGCTGAACGTCCTGGTCACACTGCTGGTGTCGATGTTCGGCTATCTCCTGATCCGGTTCGTGATCCTGAAGATCTTCCTGCCCCGGCCCCGCCAGATCTTCGCCATCGGCCTGGCGGTCGGCGTCGTGTGCGGCGGGCTGTGGCTCGCCGTCTCCGAGGCACTGCCGGGGGCACAGGACCGGGGACTCGCCCTCGTCGGCGTGATCGTCCCCGGGATGCTGTGCAACTCGCTGATCAAGCAGGGCGTGGTGCACACGCTCGTACCGCTGGGCTGGATGGTGCCGGTGACGGCCGTCGCCGGACTCGGTCTGACCCTGCTGACCTCCACGGTGCTGCCGTTGTCGCTGGCGGACACGTTCACCAGTTCCGACGTGGAACCGCTCCCGCTGCTGTTCCTCGTCAGCGCCCTGTCGGTCCTGTTCGCCGTCCTGGTGCAGGAGGGGACGGTCCGCAGCTGGAAGCTGCGCACCGGCGGCTACGTGACCGCGGGCATGATCATCGCGGCACTGACGCAGCTGTCCTACATCGCGATCCTGGCCGTGGCCACCCTCGGTGTGCTGGCGGTGTACGTCCCGTTCTCCCGCCGGGTGCCGTTGTTCGGCAAGGACCGGTTCATCCTGCTGTGCAGCCTGTCGTTCGTCTTCGTCACCGCCTGCGAGATCATCGCGGCACAGGTGTGGGGCGTCCGGTTCGGCGGTCCGCAGAACGTGGTGTTCTGCGTCTTGCCGGCGATCATCTCCAATGACCTCGTGCAGTACGGGGTGAAGCGGACGTCGGCGGGCATGGGCCTGTCGCTCGCCGGCTGTGCGGCGGTGACGGTTCCGGTGATGGCGTGGGTCTGA
- the pgsB gene encoding poly-gamma-glutamate synthase PgsB: MLSYLALSAVTAAAGMSVFHSKERRHRRRMSDLDINVHVNGIRGKSTVTRMIGGVLREAGHTSIAKTTGTFACVIDPEGGEHPIRRTGPANINEQYRFLADWLDGAEDPVKALVVECMAVKPKYQDLCQNVILRSPLTVITNVRLDHQEDMGDTLPEIAASLCNTVPDHGVVVTGERNPEIVEVLREHCDRRGSRLIVAAETGLSRRLCGDFDYRQFEENVAVVLAVAEVHGIGEETAVRGMLRAEPDPGTTKITRVRDVADGPFYWVPMFAVNDWESTTRVFRDVVAEDLPADCRRVVAMNNRADRTDRAAMFVDVLAQDLVDEIDAVVLYGELQEVVSQRLIAAGVPEDKVKTTYDLDGDHVASGRDLVARAREGFEGEDVAIFGMVNIHTEHVLAMQRYVGALAEEQLPAAAPDAAPAPAGREVTVR, from the coding sequence GTGCTTTCCTACCTGGCCCTGTCCGCGGTGACCGCGGCGGCCGGCATGAGCGTATTCCACAGCAAGGAACGGCGGCACCGCCGTCGCATGAGTGACCTGGACATCAACGTCCACGTCAACGGTATCCGGGGAAAGTCCACCGTCACCCGCATGATCGGCGGCGTCCTGCGGGAGGCCGGGCACACCAGCATCGCCAAGACCACCGGCACCTTCGCCTGCGTCATCGACCCCGAGGGCGGGGAACACCCGATCCGGCGCACCGGCCCGGCCAACATCAACGAGCAGTACCGCTTCCTCGCCGACTGGCTCGACGGCGCCGAGGACCCGGTCAAGGCACTCGTGGTGGAGTGCATGGCCGTGAAGCCGAAGTACCAGGACCTGTGCCAGAACGTGATCCTGCGATCCCCACTGACCGTCATCACGAATGTCCGGCTGGACCACCAGGAGGACATGGGGGACACCCTGCCCGAGATCGCGGCGTCCCTGTGCAACACCGTCCCCGACCACGGCGTGGTCGTCACCGGCGAGCGGAACCCCGAGATCGTCGAGGTGCTCCGGGAGCACTGCGACCGGCGCGGTTCCCGCCTCATCGTCGCGGCGGAGACCGGGCTGTCCCGTCGGCTGTGCGGCGATTTCGACTACCGGCAGTTCGAGGAGAACGTCGCCGTCGTCCTGGCGGTCGCCGAGGTGCACGGCATCGGGGAGGAGACGGCGGTCCGCGGCATGCTCCGCGCCGAGCCGGATCCGGGGACGACGAAGATCACCCGGGTCCGCGATGTGGCGGACGGACCGTTCTACTGGGTGCCGATGTTCGCGGTGAACGACTGGGAGTCCACGACCCGGGTGTTCCGCGACGTCGTGGCCGAGGACCTGCCGGCCGACTGCCGCAGGGTGGTGGCCATGAACAACCGTGCCGACCGGACGGACCGGGCGGCGATGTTCGTCGACGTCCTCGCCCAGGATCTCGTCGACGAGATCGATGCCGTGGTGCTCTACGGCGAACTCCAGGAGGTCGTGAGCCAGCGGCTCATCGCGGCAGGCGTGCCGGAGGACAAGGTGAAGACCACCTACGACCTCGACGGGGACCATGTCGCGTCGGGCCGTGACCTGGTTGCCCGGGCCCGCGAGGGCTTCGAGGGTGAGGATGTCGCCATCTTCGGCATGGTGAACATCCACACCGAGCACGTTCTCGCCATGCAGCGGTACGTCGGTGCACTCGCCGAGGAACAGCTGCCCGCCGCTGCACCGGACGCCGCCCCCGCTCCGGCCGGTCGGGAGGTGACGGTCCGGTGA
- a CDS encoding DUF3566 domain-containing protein — MERDSTLNRISPRSALRVAAAMNTVLFLVWMVAALVVFIGLGISGVWGRMNSLLADLTGSDTVGAGTYFGVAAGVGVLEAVVVTVLAPVVAVLYNSVATLVGGLRVTVGDAPADVAFDITDSADIADSADGADRERYGTDTSTTAGDAGRTGSDDPTVSVVSDPTPADRLAGWGLENRR; from the coding sequence ATGGAACGGGACAGCACCCTCAACCGGATCTCGCCGCGCAGCGCCCTGCGCGTCGCCGCGGCGATGAACACGGTGCTGTTCCTCGTGTGGATGGTGGCCGCCCTGGTGGTCTTCATCGGGCTCGGCATCTCGGGGGTGTGGGGGAGGATGAACAGTCTCCTCGCCGACCTCACGGGCTCGGACACGGTCGGGGCCGGCACGTACTTCGGCGTGGCCGCGGGTGTGGGGGTCCTGGAGGCCGTCGTGGTCACCGTGCTGGCCCCGGTCGTCGCCGTCCTCTACAACAGCGTGGCGACGCTCGTGGGCGGTCTGCGGGTGACGGTGGGGGACGCCCCGGCGGACGTGGCGTTCGACATCACCGACAGTGCCGACATCGCCGACAGTGCTGACGGCGCCGACAGGGAGCGCTACGGGACGGACACCTCCACCACTGCCGGGGACGCCGGCCGGACGGGATCCGACGATCCGACGGTCTCTGTGGTGTCCGATCCCACCCCTGCCGACAGGCTCGCGGGATGGGGTCTGGAAAACCGTCGATGA
- the gyrA gene encoding DNA gyrase subunit A, with amino-acid sequence MSDDTNGGGETLYDRISPIDLNDEMRNSYIDYAMSVIVGRALPEVRDGMKPVHRRVIYAMFDNGFRHDRSYVKSARPVAETMGHYHPHGDTAIYDTLCRMAQPWSMRYPLVDGQGNFGSRGNDGPAAMRYTECRLTPLALEMVRDIRENTVDFSPNYDGKSQEPDVLPSRVPNLLMNGSSGIAVGMATNIPPHNLTELAEAIFWILDNYDADEQTTLDACMERVKGPDFPTAGLIVGDKGIRDAYTTGRGSIRMRGKTTIEEEGNRQIIVITELPYQVNPDNLVSSIAEQVRDGKIAGISKIDDESSDRVGMRIVVTLKRDAIPRVVLNNLYKHSQLQTGFGANMLSIVDGVPRTLRLDQMLTLYVKHQIEVIVRRTQFRLDEAEKRAHILRGLVKALDALDEVIALIRRSQTVDIAREGLMDLLDIDEVQADAILAMQLRRLAALERQKIIDELAEIEKTIADLKAILASPERQRTIVHDELAEIVEKYGDERRTEIIGAVGDVSEEDLIARENVVVTITSTGYAKRTKVDAYRSQRRGGKGVRGAELKQDDVVRHFFVCSTHDIIMFFTNYGRVYRLKAYELPEATRTARGQHVANLLEFQPGEQIAEVIQLQTFEDAPYLVLATEQGRIKKSRLTDYDTARSGGLIAINLNEGDKLIGAQLCTEESDLLLVSEEGQALRFTADDETLRPMGRATAGVKGMRFKGDDQLLSLTVASEGCYLLVATSGGYGKRTPIEDYPIRGRGGMGVVTFKYTPKRGKLIGALTVAEDDEIFAITTAGGVIRTPVDQIRKSARDTMGVRLVDLAKGVELYAIDRNVEDEGEEAAQQTADNPDVKPDAKPDGK; translated from the coding sequence GTGAGCGACGACACCAACGGCGGCGGCGAGACGCTGTACGACCGCATCAGTCCCATCGATCTCAACGATGAGATGCGGAACAGCTACATCGATTACGCGATGAGCGTGATCGTGGGCCGCGCGCTCCCGGAAGTCCGGGACGGGATGAAGCCGGTCCACCGGCGCGTCATCTACGCCATGTTCGACAACGGCTTCCGCCATGACCGGAGCTACGTGAAGTCGGCCCGCCCGGTCGCCGAGACGATGGGTCACTACCACCCGCACGGCGACACGGCGATCTACGACACCCTCTGCCGCATGGCGCAGCCGTGGTCGATGCGCTACCCGCTCGTCGACGGCCAGGGGAACTTCGGCTCCCGCGGCAACGACGGCCCCGCCGCCATGCGTTACACGGAGTGCCGGCTGACCCCGCTGGCGCTGGAGATGGTCCGCGACATCCGGGAGAACACGGTCGACTTCTCCCCGAACTACGACGGCAAGTCCCAGGAACCGGACGTCCTGCCGTCGCGCGTACCGAACCTGCTGATGAACGGCTCGAGCGGTATCGCCGTCGGTATGGCGACGAACATCCCGCCGCACAACCTCACCGAGCTGGCCGAGGCGATCTTCTGGATCCTCGACAACTACGACGCCGACGAGCAGACCACCCTGGACGCCTGCATGGAGCGCGTGAAGGGACCGGACTTCCCGACCGCCGGCCTCATCGTCGGTGACAAGGGCATCCGGGACGCCTACACCACCGGCCGCGGGTCGATCCGGATGCGCGGCAAGACGACGATCGAGGAGGAGGGGAACCGGCAGATCATCGTCATCACCGAACTGCCGTACCAGGTCAACCCCGACAATCTCGTCAGCTCCATCGCCGAGCAGGTCCGGGACGGCAAGATCGCGGGCATCTCGAAGATCGACGACGAATCCTCCGACCGCGTCGGCATGCGCATCGTGGTCACCCTCAAGCGGGACGCCATCCCGCGCGTCGTGCTGAACAACCTGTACAAGCACTCGCAGCTGCAGACCGGGTTCGGCGCGAACATGCTGTCCATCGTCGACGGTGTGCCCCGCACCCTGCGCCTCGACCAGATGCTCACGCTGTACGTGAAGCACCAGATCGAGGTCATCGTCCGCCGGACGCAGTTCCGGCTCGACGAGGCCGAGAAGCGGGCCCACATCCTGCGCGGCCTGGTCAAGGCGCTGGACGCCCTCGACGAGGTCATCGCCCTGATCCGCCGGTCCCAGACCGTCGACATCGCCCGCGAGGGCCTGATGGACCTGCTCGACATCGACGAGGTGCAGGCGGACGCCATCCTCGCGATGCAGCTGCGCCGCCTGGCCGCCCTGGAACGCCAGAAGATCATCGACGAACTCGCCGAGATCGAGAAGACCATCGCCGACCTCAAGGCGATCCTGGCGTCCCCGGAGCGGCAGCGCACCATCGTCCACGACGAACTCGCCGAGATCGTCGAGAAGTACGGCGACGAACGGCGCACCGAGATCATCGGGGCCGTCGGCGACGTCTCCGAGGAAGACCTCATCGCCCGGGAGAACGTGGTCGTCACGATCACCTCCACCGGCTACGCGAAGCGGACGAAGGTCGACGCCTACCGCTCGCAGCGCCGCGGCGGCAAGGGCGTCCGCGGGGCCGAACTGAAGCAGGACGACGTGGTCCGCCACTTCTTCGTCTGCTCCACGCACGACATCATCATGTTCTTCACGAACTACGGCCGGGTGTACCGCCTCAAGGCCTACGAACTGCCCGAGGCGACCCGCACCGCCCGCGGCCAGCACGTCGCGAACCTGCTGGAGTTCCAGCCCGGTGAACAGATCGCCGAGGTCATCCAGCTCCAGACCTTCGAGGACGCCCCCTACCTGGTCCTCGCGACCGAGCAGGGACGCATCAAGAAGTCGCGGCTCACCGACTACGACACGGCCCGGTCCGGCGGCCTCATCGCCATCAACCTCAACGAGGGCGACAAGCTCATCGGCGCCCAGCTCTGCACCGAGGAGAGCGACCTGCTGCTCGTCTCCGAGGAAGGCCAGGCGCTGCGGTTCACCGCCGACGACGAGACACTGCGTCCGATGGGCCGCGCCACCGCCGGCGTCAAGGGCATGCGCTTCAAGGGCGACGACCAGCTGCTGTCGCTCACCGTGGCGTCCGAGGGCTGCTACCTGCTGGTGGCGACCTCCGGCGGCTACGGCAAGCGGACCCCGATCGAGGACTACCCGATCCGTGGCCGCGGCGGCATGGGCGTGGTGACGTTCAAGTACACCCCGAAGCGTGGCAAGCTCATCGGCGCGCTCACCGTGGCCGAGGATGACGAGATCTTCGCCATCACCACCGCCGGCGGTGTGATCCGGACGCCGGTCGACCAGATCCGGAAGTCCGCCCGCGACACGATGGGCGTGCGGCTGGTCGACCTGGCCAAGGGCGTGGAGCTCTACGCGATCGACCGCAATGTCGAGGACGAGGGCGAGGAAGCGGCCCAGCAGACCGCCGACAACCCTGACGTGAAGCCGGACGCGAAGCCGGACGGCAAGTAG